Proteins encoded within one genomic window of Triticum aestivum cultivar Chinese Spring chromosome 2D, IWGSC CS RefSeq v2.1, whole genome shotgun sequence:
- the LOC123052932 gene encoding F-box/LRR-repeat protein At5g02910 — MLLPVGNHGGDGDCGAVQLAAEIEELSLGSTGGLGDRLSALPDDILHSILLRLPSTPAAARTCVLSRRWRGIWAQLPEIRFPFPSNPAVVGPALAASAAGPALRLLHVACRDDTGANAWLRTAASRLIAGGELYFYKRTPGEEKGQAEALSWQCRNFELPCFETAAKVWLRLGFVDLELPPTGVFARLTELRLEHVNLERGFQLGDMVSSPRCPALRELCIARAWGVVSLCIISQTLERLELDILHGLEELTVVAPMLRALNVHACFAWRKPVAAIYASRLEVLWWSDAFDPSFVLFGEVENLQQLTTFDIHVYGRFDYALLQDYVMLLQHFPTVSCLDLKLNYQRDLSQYEYLMGIITKLPNIKILSLWLHTKGHAIGPSVFHLLSKCPGIRELKLTLLDNLQVDTPCTSVCACGQQQNWSTSYTLDVLDEVEIRNFRGLEHDFAFVDMLFGVSTAIKKMTITLHHLASPSEELFSLGNLGTCFEINYNTSEVSYAPPDSLFPKTPDDCCE; from the exons ATGCTTCTTCCTGTGGGCAaccacggcggcgacggcgactgcgGCGCCGTTCAGCTCGCCGCCGAGATCGAGGAGCTCTCCTTGGGTTCCACGGGCGGTCTAGGGGACCGTCTCAGCGCGCTCCCCGACGATATCCTCCATTCCATCCTCCTGCGCCTCCCTtccacccccgccgccgcccggacctGCGTCCTCTCACGCCGCTGGCGCGGCATCTGGGCCCAGCTCCCGGAGATCCGATTCCCCTTCCCTTCCAACCCGGCCGTCGTCGGCCCCGCGCTCGCCGCCAGCGCCGCTGGCCCggccctccgcctcctccacgtTGCGTGCCGCGACGACACCGGCGCGAACGCTTGGCTCCGCACCGCCGCGAGCCGGCTCATCGCAGGCGGAGAGCTTTACTTCTACAAAAGGACGCCGGGGGAGGAGAAGGGGCAGGCGGAGGCGCTGTCCTGGCAGTGCCGCAACTTCGAGCTGCCCTGCTTCGAGACGGCTGCCAAGGTATGGCTCCGCCTAGGGTTCGTCGACCTGGAGCTCCCGCCGACCGGCGTGTTCGCCAGGCTCACTGAGCTGCGCTTGGAACACGTGAATTTGGAGCGTGGTTTCCAGCTCGGCGACATGGTCTCTTCGCCACGGTGCCCGGCGCTGCGGGAGCTCTGCATCGCGAGGGCCTGGGGAGTGGTCAGCCTCTGCATCATCTCGCAGACACTTGAGCGTCTTGAATTGGATATTCTGCATGGACTTGAGGAGCTCACTGTTGTTGCGCCAATGCTCAGAGCGTTGAATGTGCACGCTTGCTTTGCTTGGAGGAAGCCAGTTGCTGCCATTTATGCATCCAGGCTGGAGGTTCTCTGGTGGAGTGATGCATTTGATCCGAGCTTCGTGCTGTTCGGCGAGGTGGAGAATCTCCAGCAGCTGACCACCTTCGACATTCATGTTTATGGGCGCTTTGATTACGCACTCCTTCAGGATTACGTGATGCTCTTACAGCACTTTCCAACTGTCTCCTGCCTTGACCTCAAACTGAACTATCAACGT GATTTAAGTCAGTATGAATACTTGATGGGTATCATAACCAAGCTTCCCAACATTAAGATTTTGTCTCTGTGGTTACACACAAAAGGACATGCAATTGGGCCTTCTGTGTTCCATCTGCTGAGCAAATGCCCTGGTATTAGAGAGCTGAAGCTGACATTACTTGATAACTTACAG GTGGATACACCATGCACATCGGTTTGTGCTTGTGGTCAGCAACAGAACTGGAGTACATCTTACACCTTGGATGTCCTTGACGAAGTGGAAATCCGTAACTTCAGAGGATTGGAACATGATTTTGCCTTCGTGGATATGCTGTTTGGTGTGTCCACGGCAATAAAGAAGATGACGATAACACTCCATCATCTGGCCAGTCCAAGTGAGGAGCTCTTCAGCTTGGGCAACCTGGGGACCTGTTTCGAAATAAATTATAATACGAGCGAGGTGTCGTATGCACCGCCCGACAGCCTGTTCCCAAAGACTCCGGATGACTGTTGCGAATAG